A single window of Acidobacteriota bacterium DNA harbors:
- a CDS encoding PBP1A family penicillin-binding protein: MARTTPARAPERPSLARQAGIAALFVIAAVLGIVTGLVAAYSGDLPQVSALDGYSPGTITRIYASDNRLIGEFATQRRVMVRYDEIPPLLRQAILSAEDADFDKHFGINFTRLFVTVFQNIVMRRTYGASTLTQQLARKLFLKPEKSIERKVKEALLAIQIEKRYTKHEIFTMYCNQMNLGHGAYGVEAASRLYFGKPIKDLKLEEAALIAGILQSPERQSPYVNEKRAMQRRNYALQRMAGESYITQAEADAAMAKPIVVVPMATAGTATAPYFVEEVRKYLEHRYGARELYEAGMSVYTTLDADLQKAAARALDRGLRHVDKRRGFRKPARNLAAEHIDLGTYRDRRWDRPIQAGDIVPALVVGAGDGRDRVPVKRKRADAEPSPAGGPMRVRVGRYEADLTRTSIQWTGRTRAADLVRTGDLIEVEVLTVDQPRGLLTVRLEQFPIVEGAVLAIDNRTGQIKAMIGGSDFARTKFNRAVQAPRQIGSAFKPIVFTAAIDRGYTASSLLLDAPVSYNAGPGQPPYAPRNYDRKYEGSVTLRHTLEDSRNVPTVRMMEQLTPDQVISYARRLGFQSPIRPYLSSALGASEATLLEVTSAYSAFPNQGVRMQPFQILKIVERDGTLIEEHQPQPTEGIRADTAFVMVNLLRGVVQRGTGAKAAELDWPLAGKTGTVDDYTDAWFVGFDPNLTIGVWVGLDEKKPLGANETGAVAALPIWMEIFKSYIDRRGDRTNPPRFEPPGNIVFMAVDHATGMPVNPDTPGAVNEAYIAGTQPGIGFPKQ; the protein is encoded by the coding sequence ATGGCTCGAACCACACCTGCCAGGGCGCCTGAGCGCCCGTCGCTCGCCCGACAAGCTGGCATCGCCGCGCTCTTCGTGATCGCGGCGGTGCTCGGCATCGTGACCGGACTGGTCGCCGCCTATTCGGGCGATCTGCCTCAAGTCTCCGCGCTCGACGGGTACAGCCCAGGCACCATCACCCGCATCTACGCATCAGACAACCGACTGATTGGCGAGTTCGCCACACAGCGGCGCGTGATGGTGAGGTACGACGAGATTCCTCCGCTGTTGCGCCAGGCAATTCTCTCGGCTGAGGACGCGGATTTCGACAAACACTTCGGCATCAACTTCACCCGCCTCTTCGTCACGGTCTTCCAGAACATTGTGATGCGGCGGACCTACGGCGCCAGCACCCTGACGCAGCAACTGGCCCGCAAGCTCTTCCTCAAGCCGGAAAAGTCAATCGAACGAAAGGTCAAGGAGGCGCTGCTCGCCATCCAGATTGAGAAGCGATACACGAAGCACGAGATCTTCACGATGTACTGCAATCAGATGAATCTGGGCCACGGCGCGTATGGTGTCGAGGCGGCATCGAGGCTGTACTTCGGGAAACCCATCAAGGACTTGAAACTCGAGGAGGCGGCGCTCATCGCCGGCATTTTGCAGTCGCCCGAGCGCCAGAGTCCGTATGTCAACGAAAAGAGGGCGATGCAGCGGCGCAACTACGCGCTACAGCGCATGGCTGGCGAAAGCTACATCACGCAGGCCGAAGCCGACGCCGCCATGGCGAAGCCCATCGTCGTCGTTCCGATGGCCACCGCGGGCACCGCGACCGCCCCGTACTTTGTCGAAGAGGTCCGCAAGTACCTTGAACACCGGTACGGCGCCCGCGAACTGTACGAAGCCGGCATGTCCGTCTACACGACGCTTGACGCCGATCTGCAGAAGGCGGCGGCGCGCGCACTCGACCGGGGCCTTCGTCACGTAGACAAGCGCCGAGGCTTCCGGAAGCCAGCTCGCAACCTCGCGGCCGAACACATCGATCTTGGCACCTATCGAGACCGGAGATGGGATCGACCCATTCAGGCGGGAGACATCGTCCCAGCGCTCGTCGTCGGCGCCGGCGATGGTCGCGATCGCGTACCGGTCAAGCGCAAGCGGGCCGACGCCGAACCGTCGCCTGCTGGCGGCCCGATGCGTGTCCGTGTCGGACGGTACGAGGCCGATCTCACGCGGACGTCGATTCAATGGACTGGCCGCACACGCGCGGCTGATCTGGTGCGCACTGGCGATCTCATCGAGGTCGAGGTCCTCACCGTCGACCAACCGCGCGGCCTATTGACAGTCCGGCTCGAGCAGTTCCCGATCGTCGAAGGCGCGGTGCTCGCCATCGATAATCGGACGGGCCAGATCAAGGCGATGATCGGCGGATCCGACTTTGCGAGAACCAAGTTCAATCGTGCCGTCCAGGCGCCGCGACAGATCGGCTCGGCGTTCAAGCCCATCGTCTTCACCGCGGCCATCGACCGCGGCTACACCGCGTCGAGCCTCCTGCTCGACGCCCCCGTCTCCTACAATGCGGGCCCCGGACAGCCGCCGTATGCTCCGCGCAATTACGATCGGAAGTACGAAGGATCGGTGACGCTGAGGCATACGCTCGAGGACTCGCGCAACGTGCCGACCGTGCGGATGATGGAGCAGCTGACACCCGATCAGGTGATCAGCTACGCCCGCCGACTTGGATTCCAGTCGCCGATCCGGCCGTATCTATCGTCGGCGCTCGGCGCGTCGGAAGCCACGCTGCTCGAGGTGACGAGCGCCTACTCGGCGTTCCCAAACCAGGGCGTGCGAATGCAGCCGTTCCAGATCCTGAAGATCGTCGAGCGGGACGGCACGTTGATCGAGGAACACCAACCGCAGCCGACTGAGGGCATCCGCGCCGACACGGCATTTGTGATGGTCAACCTGCTGCGCGGCGTCGTCCAGCGCGGCACCGGCGCAAAAGCCGCCGAACTCGACTGGCCGCTCGCCGGCAAGACCGGAACGGTCGACGACTACACCGACGCGTGGTTCGTGGGCTTCGACCCGAATCTCACGATTGGCGTATGGGTGGGCCTTGACGAGAAGAAGCCGCTCGGCGCCAACGAGACCGGCGCCGTCGCGGCGCTGCCCATCTGGATGGAGATCTTCAAGTCCTACATCGATCGGCGGGGTGATCGAACCAACCCGCCGCGCTTCGAACCGCCCGGCAACATTGTGTTCATGGCGGTCGACCATGCCACCGGGATGCCGGTGAACCCGGACACGCCTGGCGCGGTCAACGAGGCCTACATCGCGGGTACGCAGCCGGGAATCGGGTTTCCGAAGCAGTAG
- the prfB gene encoding peptide chain release factor 2 (programmed frameshift) produces the protein MALELDDLVRRYQDLLKRAAELRSYLEAGRPREEVVKLEARISQPAFWSDQAEAQRTLQRRKRLQDEVDLIESLSKQQDDLGVLVEWAQVGEDVTAEIATGLDRLDADIEATETRRILGGEHDRANAIVTIHPGAGGTESQDWADMLLRMYLRWTERRGFKREVVDYQPGDEAGLKSATLMITGEYAYGLMLSEAGVHRLVRISPFDQAARRHTSFASVYVWPELENDVEIVVDEKDIRIDTFCASGPGGQGVNTTYSAVRITHLPTNVVVSCQNERSQIRNRDAAMKVLKSRLFDMKIKEQQARLEKLGGEKKDIAFGSQIRSYVLHPYQMIKDHRTKEQVGDVNRVLDGDIDGFIKSYLKAKAAGTLGQAAVEDE, from the exons ATGGCACTCGAGCTTGATGATCTCGTCCGTCGTTACCAGGATCTGCTGAAGCGGGCCGCCGAGCTCAGGAGTTATCTT GAGGCTGGACGGCCGCGGGAAGAAGTCGTCAAGCTCGAGGCGCGCATCTCCCAGCCAGCATTCTGGAGTGATCAGGCGGAGGCCCAGCGAACCCTCCAGCGCCGAAAGCGGCTTCAGGACGAAGTCGATCTGATCGAATCCCTCTCCAAGCAACAAGACGATCTCGGCGTGCTGGTCGAATGGGCCCAAGTTGGCGAGGATGTCACCGCTGAGATTGCCACTGGTCTCGATCGCCTCGACGCCGACATCGAGGCCACCGAAACCAGGCGCATCCTCGGCGGCGAGCACGACCGCGCCAACGCGATCGTGACGATCCATCCAGGCGCCGGCGGCACCGAGTCGCAGGACTGGGCGGACATGCTGCTCCGCATGTACCTGCGATGGACTGAGCGCCGTGGCTTCAAACGCGAGGTCGTCGACTACCAGCCGGGCGACGAAGCGGGCCTCAAAAGCGCCACGCTGATGATCACGGGCGAGTACGCGTACGGGCTGATGCTGTCGGAGGCGGGCGTCCATCGGCTCGTGCGCATCTCACCGTTCGACCAGGCAGCCAGGCGGCACACCTCTTTCGCGTCGGTCTACGTGTGGCCCGAACTTGAAAACGACGTCGAGATTGTCGTCGACGAGAAGGACATCCGCATCGACACGTTCTGCGCGAGCGGGCCTGGCGGGCAGGGGGTCAATACGACCTATTCCGCGGTCCGCATCACGCATCTGCCTACCAACGTCGTGGTGTCGTGCCAGAACGAACGGTCCCAGATCCGCAATCGCGATGCGGCGATGAAGGTGCTGAAGTCCCGTCTGTTCGACATGAAGATCAAGGAGCAACAGGCGAGGCTCGAGAAACTGGGCGGCGAGAAGAAGGACATCGCCTTCGGCAGCCAGATCCGCAGCTACGTCCTGCATCCCTACCAGATGATCAAGGACCACCGGACCAAGGAGCAGGTCGGCGACGTCAACCGGGTGCTCGACGGCGACATCGACGGCTTCATCAAGTCCTATCTCAAGGCCAAGGCCGCCGGCACGCTCGGACAGGCGGCGGTCGAGGATGAGTAG
- the lnt gene encoding apolipoprotein N-acyltransferase, protein MLAVSFPRYGHSAVAWIGLAPLLLALVRHPEIRTRHAFLLGLVAGAGYFGGTVYWTPAVMQTFGGLNWPLAVVVGGLLVAYLALFPGVFAVIVAQLVRALGARGLVLAPAVWVATELARRYVLGGFPWVLLGASQATATPIAQTASLAGVYGLSALVALGSVAAVMAAVGRGRDRVVVPVCALAIIGGLAAWGQWRVQEGSLLRNGDPIRVALVQGNIRQEEKWSQASAAQILDIYLKLTMQAADQGARLVVWPESATPFLFEHDAGGRAVISEVVRSRDIHLLFGSDQFEPGTPPRYFNSAFLLNPAGAIAGVYKKMHLVPFGEYVPLKRLLFFAAPLVDAVSDFSPGEQAVVMSIGSHTLSTAICYEVVYPDLVADFVQRGSQLLTTITNDAWYGSSSAPYQHFEQAALRAVEQGRYLIRAANTGISGIVDPYGRVVAASPIFERTVVTGDVRFLNGRTIYGRTGDAFALACALLTLLALVATWRRAAPHPR, encoded by the coding sequence CTGCTCGCAGTGAGCTTTCCGCGGTACGGACACTCTGCCGTGGCGTGGATCGGGCTCGCGCCGCTGCTGCTCGCGCTGGTCCGGCATCCCGAGATCCGCACGCGCCATGCGTTCCTGCTTGGTCTGGTGGCCGGTGCCGGCTACTTCGGCGGCACGGTGTATTGGACGCCGGCGGTGATGCAGACGTTTGGCGGCCTGAACTGGCCCTTGGCCGTCGTGGTCGGAGGCCTGCTCGTCGCGTATCTCGCGCTCTTCCCGGGCGTGTTTGCCGTGATCGTCGCGCAACTGGTCCGGGCGCTGGGAGCGCGCGGACTGGTGTTGGCCCCGGCGGTGTGGGTGGCGACCGAGTTGGCGCGTCGCTACGTGCTGGGCGGCTTCCCGTGGGTCCTGCTCGGTGCGAGCCAGGCGACCGCGACGCCGATTGCCCAGACCGCGAGCCTGGCAGGCGTCTACGGACTCTCCGCGCTCGTCGCGCTGGGGTCGGTGGCGGCGGTGATGGCTGCTGTGGGACGCGGGCGTGACCGGGTCGTGGTGCCGGTCTGCGCTCTCGCGATCATCGGCGGGCTCGCCGCGTGGGGGCAGTGGAGAGTGCAGGAGGGGAGCCTGCTCAGGAACGGCGACCCCATCCGGGTCGCGCTGGTCCAGGGGAATATCAGGCAGGAAGAGAAGTGGAGCCAGGCCTCGGCGGCGCAGATCCTCGACATCTATTTGAAGTTGACGATGCAGGCCGCCGATCAGGGCGCCAGGCTCGTGGTCTGGCCCGAATCGGCGACGCCATTTCTGTTCGAACACGACGCGGGCGGTCGGGCCGTCATCAGCGAGGTCGTGCGGAGCCGCGACATCCACCTGCTCTTCGGCAGCGATCAATTCGAGCCGGGGACGCCTCCGCGGTACTTCAATTCCGCGTTCCTGCTGAACCCGGCCGGAGCCATCGCCGGCGTCTACAAGAAGATGCACCTGGTGCCATTTGGGGAATACGTGCCGCTGAAGCGCCTGCTGTTCTTCGCGGCACCGCTGGTTGATGCCGTCTCCGACTTTTCCCCGGGCGAGCAGGCGGTCGTGATGTCGATCGGGAGCCACACGCTCTCGACGGCGATTTGTTACGAGGTCGTCTATCCGGATCTGGTCGCCGACTTCGTGCAGCGAGGCAGCCAACTGCTGACGACGATTACCAACGACGCCTGGTATGGCTCTTCGTCGGCGCCGTACCAGCACTTCGAACAGGCCGCGCTTCGCGCCGTGGAGCAGGGAAGGTACCTCATCCGCGCCGCCAACACCGGCATCAGCGGGATCGTGGATCCTTACGGGCGGGTCGTCGCCGCGTCGCCCATCTTCGAACGGACCGTCGTCACCGGCGACGTCAGGTTCCTCAACGGGCGAACCATCTATGGCCGAACCGGCGACGCGTTTGCCCTGGCCTGTGCGCTCCTGACGCTGCTCGCCCTGGTCGCCACGTGGCGGCGCGCCGCCCCCCATCCGCGGTAG